From one Rhodamnia argentea isolate NSW1041297 chromosome 1, ASM2092103v1, whole genome shotgun sequence genomic stretch:
- the LOC115747040 gene encoding GTP-binding protein At3g49725, chloroplastic, translated as MLETASSLCRRHLVSLSRPQHSRHLLPPSLSPFPFLARPFSRSWTRNDDDGGGGGGGDVESLINRDPRSPPRLFVVQPRLRPDALLRAKLNEALCLANSLEDQRDGFFATDFFDKALPPHAVVQNPLIRSHRARADMYFGPGTVENIKIHLNEAETKGEVDAVFVNTILSGIQLRNLERHWGKPVLDRVGLIIEIFNAHAFTKEAKLQAQLAALMYKKTRLVRVRGLDGRLAFGVGGEAEVVSARGRGSGGRGFLSGAGESELHLQRRRISERWRVLESQIEEVRRTRASQRAGRKRHKDSHECGLATVAIVGYTNAGKSTLVGALSDTDLYSDDRLFATLDPRLRSVILPSGRKVLLSDTVGFISDLPVQLVKAFHATLEEVIEADLLVHVLDSSAPNLDEHRSSVLLVLEQIGVSGEKLENMIEVWNKIDLQEDDGSHFHADVADEATCTELIDEDVISDGGDDCGEGGESIADLSEGELEETIESEQDEYSDTWLSQEDDTKWGSSICGDTSNNESNASLGEWRTGKVSDSGQIGPHVKTSAMTGVGLQELLELIDEKLEVQSDRLKKENVVERSIFYSKWRPPRMEEDARVAIEQ; from the exons ATGCTCGAAACAGCTTCTTCTCTCTGTCGACGCCATCTCGTTTCTCTCTCGAGACCCCAACACTCTCGCCACCTTCTCCCTCCCTCGCTCTCGCCATTTCCATTCCTCGCTCGCCCCTTCTCTCGCTCCTGGACGCGcaacgacgacgacggcggcggcggcggcggcggcgacgtcGAGTCGCTGATCAACAGGGACCCGAGGAGCCCGCCCCGTCTCTTCGTGGTCCAGCCGAGGCTCCGACCCGACGCCCTCCTGCGGGCGAAGCTGAACGAAGCTCTCTGCCTCGCGAACTCCCTCGAAGACCAGCGCGATGGGTTCTTCGCGACCGACTTCTTCGACAAGGCCTTGCCTCCTCACGCCGTCGTTCAGAATCCTCTCATCCGATCCCACAGGGCTCGCGCAG ACATGTATTTTGGACCCGGGACtgtggaaaatattaaaatccaTTTGAACGAAGCAGAGACCAAG GGAGAGGTTGATGCTGTTTTTGTCAACACAATCTTGTCTGGAATTCAGTTGAGGAATTTGGAG AGGCACTGGGGTAAACCAGTACTAGACCGTGTGGGTCTAATCATAGAGATCTTTAATGCTCATGCGTTCACAAAGGAGGCCAAGCTACAG GCTCAACTGGCGGCCCTAATGTACAAGAAAACTAGGCTTGTTCGGGTTCGTGGGCTTGATGGAAGACTTGCATTTGGAGTAGGAGGTGAAGCTGAAGTTGTTAGTGCTCGAGG GAGAGGAAGTGGGGGACGTGGTTTTCTTAGTGGTGCTGGAGAAAGTGAGCTGCATCTCCAAAGGAGAAG AATTTCAGAACGTTGGCGTGTTTTGGAATCCCAAATTGAAGAGGTCCGGCGAACAAGAGCTTCGCAAAGGGCTGGTCGGAAGAGGCATAAAGACTCACATGAGTGTGGTTTAGCAACTGTCGCTATTGTTGGCTACACAAATGCT GGAAAATCAACTTTAGTTGGAGCACTTTCTGATACTGATCTTTATAGCGATGATAG GTTGTTTGCAACTTTGGATCCTCGACTAAGAAGTGTTATTCTTCCTTCTGG GAGGAAAGTGCTCCTTAGTGATACGGTGGGGTTTATATCAGATCTGCCTGTGCAG TTGGTGAAAGCTTTTCATGCAACTCTTGAAGAAGTGATTGAAGCTGACCTTCTCGTG CATGTACTAGATTCCAGTGCCCCAAATTTGGATGAGCATCGTTCTTCAGTGTTGCTAGTTCTTGAACAAATAGGTGTATCTGGGGAAAAACTTGAGAATATGATTGAAGTTTGGAATAAG ATTGATCTTCAAGAAGATGATGGTAGTCATTTTCATGCTGATGTTGCTGATGAAGCCACATGTACAGAGCTAATCGATGAGGACGTCATCTCTGATGGTGGGGATGATTGTGGTGAAGGTGGTGAATCTATCGCTGACCTTTCTGAAGGCGAGCTTGAAGAGACAATTGAGAGTGAACAAGACGAGTATTCTGATACTTGGCTATCGCAGGAAGATGATACAAAATGGGGTTCATCGATCTGCGGGGACACTTCAAATAATGAATCAAATGCTTCCTTGGGAGAATGGAGGACAGGGAAAGTTTCTGATTCTGGTCAGATCGGTCCACATGTCAAAACATCTGCTATGACGGGAGTTGGCTTGCAGGAGTTGCTAGAGCTCATTGATGAGAAGCTGGAAGTACAGAGTGACAGATTGAAGAAGGAGAATGTGGTCGAGAGGAGTATCTTTTACTCGAAGTGGAGGCCGCCTCGTATGGAGGAGGATGCTCGTGTGGCCATTGAACAGTAG
- the LOC115747082 gene encoding DEAD-box ATP-dependent RNA helicase 16 — MGKPDEKEAQRIELPAQRGEEGGDAEEERSFEEIGLDPRLVRALSKKGVEKPTPIQQVAIPLILEGKDVVARAKTGSGKTFAYLLPLLQKLFSNSGSRSKVAPSAFILVPTRELSQQVRTEVLSLIQLCRVQLKAVELTGGADMRAVLAGSPDILVSTPGCIRKCLSSGVLQPASLSDSLEILVLDEADLLLSYGYEEDLRALKAHIPRRCQCLLMSATTSADVEKLKKQILHNPFILTLPEIGDVKDEIIPKNVQQFWISCAEHDKLLHVLALLKLELVQKKVLIFMNTIDMGFRLKLFLEKFGIRSAVLNAELPQNSRLHMLEEFNAGLFDYLIATDDSEIKEKAKANDENQGQRKKSRKHAKAKLDSEFGVVRGIDFKNVHTVINFEMPLSVAGYIHRIGRTGRAYNTGSAVSLVSPNEMDVLEEIKSFLGEDENKESNLLVPFPLLTKNAVESLRYRAEDIAKSVTKIAVRESRAQDLRNEILNSEKLKAHFEANPKDLDLLKHDKVLSKKPPAPHLRDVPDYLLDPTTQEASKMVKLARAAMGKSNSANRQATKKKSRKSRDPLKTFTVEAPKRAKGGGNKVNQRDGDNNRKSKKRKSVG; from the exons ATGGGTAAACCCGACGAGAAGGAAGCGCAGCGAATCGAGCTCCCAGCACAACGCggcgaagaaggaggagatgcAGAGGAAGAGCGCAGCTTCGAAGAGATTGGACTCGACCCTCGCCTGGTCCGCGCCTTGTCCAAGAAAGGCGTTGAAAAGCCCACTCCGATTCAACAAGTTGCCATCCCGTTGATCCTT GAGGGTAAAGATGTTGTTGCAAGGGCAAAGACCGGCTCTGGGAAGACTTTCGCTTACCTTCTTCCTCTGCTTCAGAAGCTGTTCAGTAATTCTGGGTCGAGGAGTAAAGTTGCTCCGAGTGCATTTATTCTCGTTCCGACGAGGGAACTATCTCAGCAG GTCCGTACTGAGGTCTTGTCCCTGATCCAGTTATGTCGAGTTCAGCTGAAAGCTGTAGAATTAACTGGTGGAGCTGATATG CGAGCTGTGCTAGCTGGATCACCTGATATTCTGGTCTCCACGCCTGGTTGCATACGCAAATGTCTGTCATCTGGTGTTCTTCAACCAGCATCACTGAGCGATTCACTTGAAATTCTTGTTCTTGATGAG GCAGACCTGTTACTTTCATATGGCTATGAGGAGGATCTAAGAGCTCTTAAAGCACATATTCCTAGACGTTGTCAGTGCCTCCTTATGTCTGCTACTACAAG TGCTGATGTTGAGAAACTCAAGAAGCAGATATTGCACAATCCATTCATACTGACTTTGCCAGAAATTGGAGATGTTAAGGATGAGATCATTCCTAAGAATGTTCAGCAATTTTGG ATTTCATGTGCCGAGCATGATAAACTGCTTCATGTCCTTGCTCTTTTAAAGCTGGAGTTAGTGCAGAAGAAGGTTTTGATATTTATGAATACTATTGACATGGGATTCAGATTGAAACTCTTTCTGGAGAAG TTCGGGATCCGTTCTGCAGTTTTAAATGCGGAGCTGCCACAAAATTCCCGTCTTCATATGCTCGAG GAATTCAATGCTGGGCTTTTTGATTACCTGATTGCAACTGATGATagtgaaataaaagaaaaagcaaaagccaATGATGAGAACCAAGGGCAGCGAAAGAAATCTCGAAAGCATGCTAAGGCAAAATTGGACTCTGAATTTGGAGTAGTCAGGGGCATTGACTTCAAAAACGTTCATACG GttattaattttgaaatgccTCTAAGTGTGGCGGGATATATACATCGTATTGGACGAACTGGAAGAGCATACAACACAGGGTCGGCTGTGTCCCTG GTTTCCCCTAATGAGATGGATGTTTTAGAAGAGATAAAATCCTTCTTAGGGGAGGATGAGAACAAAGAGTCAAATCTTCTTGTGCCATTTCCTTTGCTCACAAAGAATGCTGTTGAATCCTTACGCTATAGAGCTGAG GACATTGCAAAGAGTGTGACAAAAATTGCTGTCAGAGAATCACGGGCTCAGGACTTGAGGAATGAAATTCTGAACTCTGAAAA ATTGAAGGCTCATTTTGAAGCTAATCCTAAGGACTTAG ATTTGTTGAAGCACGATAAAGTTCTGAGCAAGAAGCCCCCTGCTCCTCATCTGCGTGATGTGCCCGATTACTTATTGGATCCCACGACTCAGGAAGCAAGCAAGATGGTCAAGCTTGCTAGGGCCGCCATGGGAAAGTCCAACTCTGCTAATAGGCAGGCAACTAagaaaaaatctagaaaaagcAGAGATCCTCTCAAGACATTCACAGTCGAG GCACCAAAGAGGGCTAAAGGAGGTGGGAATAAGGTAAATCAAAGAGATGGTGATAATAATCGCAAGAGTAAGAAGAGAAAATCTGTCGGTTAG
- the LOC115747068 gene encoding probable pectin methylesterase CGR2, whose protein sequence is MSRRQVGSTRRFVDTGSFPFAGSLHSKSRSSPLLSIGLILVGAVLLICLAYGGSGIFGGNKNAVTKVEGDFLCTSEVQRAIPLLKKAYGDSMRKVLHVGPDSCSVVSKLLQEEETEAWGVEPYDIEDADASCKSLVRKGLVRVADIKFPLPYRPKSFSLVVVSDALDYLSPKYLNKTLPDLARVSTDGIVVFTGFPGRQRAKVAELSKFGRPAKMRSSSWWIRFFLQMSLEENESAGKKFEQAASKKSYEPNCQIFHLKSYH, encoded by the exons ATGTCAAGGAGGCAAGTGGGCTCTACACGTAGGTTTGTAGATACTGGAAGCTTCCCATTTGCAGGATCTTTACATTCAAAGTCCCGATCTTCCCCGCTGTTGTCCATTGGCCTAATTCTTGTG GGAGCAGTTCTGCTCATTTGCCTTGCTTATGGTGGCTCAG GCATATTTGGGGGTAATAAAAATGCAGTTACCAAGGTTGAAG GTGACTTCTTGTGTACATCGGAAGTACAGAGAGCCATTCCTCTTCTGAAGAAAGCATATGGTGACAGTATGCGAAAGGTTTTGCATGTGGGTCCTGATTCTTGTTCAGTGGTTTCTAAACTGttgcaagaagaagaaactgaaGCTTGGGGTGTGGAACCATATGATATAGAAGATGCTGATGCAAGCTGCAAATCCCTTGTTCGTAAGGGACTCGTACGTGTTGCTGATATTAAGTTTCCTCTCCCATACAGGCCAAAGTCTTTTTCCCTCGTAGTTGTATCAGATGCTTTGGACTATTTATCTCCAAAGTATTTGAACAAGACTCTTCCTGACTTGGCAAGGGTTTCAACTGATGGTATCGTAGTTTTTACAG GGTTCCCTGGTCGACAAAGAGCTAAAGTTGCAGAATTGTCTAAATTTGGACGACCG GCAAAAATGCGGAGCTCGTCCTGGTGGATACGCTTCTTCTTGCAGATGAGCTTGGAAGAGAACGAAAGCGCTGGTAAGAAGTTTGAGCAAGCGGCTTCCAAGAAGTCATACGAGCCGAACTGCCAAATTTTTCACCTCAAATCGTACCACTGA